A genomic segment from Bubalus bubalis isolate 160015118507 breed Murrah chromosome 5, NDDB_SH_1, whole genome shotgun sequence encodes:
- the TNNT2 gene encoding troponin T, cardiac muscle isoform X3: protein MSDVEETVDEYEEQEEAAEEEHEEVVEEEAGGEAEAGEPCTTEDGEEEEGREAEDGPVEEFKPKPRPFMPNLVPPKIPDGERVDFDDIHRKRMEKDLNELQTLIEAHFENRKKEEEELVSLKDRIEKRRAERAEQQRIRTEREKERQTRLAEERARREEEESRRKAEDEARKKKALSNMMHFGGYIQKTERKSGKRQTEREKKKKILAERRKVLAIDHLNEDQLREKAKELWQSIYDLEAEKFDLQEKFKQQKYEINVLRNRINDNQKVSKTRGKAKVTGRWK from the exons ATGTCGGACGTGGAAGAGACAGTGGACGAGTATGA GGAGCAGGAAG AAGCAGCCGAGGAAG AGCACGAGGAGGTGGtggaagaggaggctggaggcGAGGCTGAGGCTGGGGAGCCCTGCACCACAG aagatggagaagaagaGGAAGGTAGAGAGGCTGAAG ATGGCCCGGTCGAGGAGTTCAAGCCCAAGCCCAG gcccttcaTGCCCAACTTGGTGCCGCCCAAGATCCCTGATGGAGAGAGGGTGGACTTCGAT gacatACACCGGAAGCGCATGGAGAAGGACCTCAACGAGCTGCAGACGCTGATCGAGGCGCATTTCGAGAACcgcaagaaggaggaggaggagctggtctCCCTCAAAGACAGGATC GAGAAGCGGCGGGCAGAACGCGCGGAGCAGCAGCGCATCCGTACGGAGCGCGAGAAGGAGCGGCAGACGCGCCTGGCG GAGGAGCGAGCCCGccgagaggaggaggagagccgCAGGAAGGCGGAGGACGAGGCGCGCAAGAAGAAGGCTCTGTCCAACATGATGCACTTCGGAGGCTACATCCAGAAG ACAGAGCGTAAAAGTGGGAAGAGACAGACCGAGcgggagaagaagaagaagattctGGCCGAGCGGAGGAAGGTGCTGGCCATCGACCACCTGAACGAAGACCAGCTGAG GGAGAAGGCCAAGGAGCTGTGGCAGAGCATCTACGACCTGGAGGCAGAGAAGTTCGACCTGCAGGAGAAGTTCAAGCAGCAGAAATACGAG ATCAATGTTCTCCGAAACAGGATCAATGACAACCA
- the TNNT2 gene encoding troponin T, cardiac muscle isoform X5 codes for MSDVEETVDEYEEQEEHEEVVEEEAGGEAEAGEPCTTDGEEEEGREAEDGPVEEFKPKPRPFMPNLVPPKIPDGERVDFDDIHRKRMEKDLNELQTLIEAHFENRKKEEEELVSLKDRIEKRRAERAEQQRIRTEREKERQTRLAEERARREEEESRRKAEDEARKKKALSNMMHFGGYIQKAQTERKSGKRQTEREKKKKILAERRKVLAIDHLNEDQLREKAKELWQSIYDLEAEKFDLQEKFKQQKYEINVLRNRINDNQKVSKTRGKAKVTGRWK; via the exons ATGTCGGACGTGGAAGAGACAGTGGACGAGTATGA GGAGCAGGAAG AGCACGAGGAGGTGGtggaagaggaggctggaggcGAGGCTGAGGCTGGGGAGCCCTGCACCACAG atggagaagaagaGGAAGGTAGAGAGGCTGAAG ATGGCCCGGTCGAGGAGTTCAAGCCCAAGCCCAG gcccttcaTGCCCAACTTGGTGCCGCCCAAGATCCCTGATGGAGAGAGGGTGGACTTCGAT gacatACACCGGAAGCGCATGGAGAAGGACCTCAACGAGCTGCAGACGCTGATCGAGGCGCATTTCGAGAACcgcaagaaggaggaggaggagctggtctCCCTCAAAGACAGGATC GAGAAGCGGCGGGCAGAACGCGCGGAGCAGCAGCGCATCCGTACGGAGCGCGAGAAGGAGCGGCAGACGCGCCTGGCG GAGGAGCGAGCCCGccgagaggaggaggagagccgCAGGAAGGCGGAGGACGAGGCGCGCAAGAAGAAGGCTCTGTCCAACATGATGCACTTCGGAGGCTACATCCAGAAG GCCCAG ACAGAGCGTAAAAGTGGGAAGAGACAGACCGAGcgggagaagaagaagaagattctGGCCGAGCGGAGGAAGGTGCTGGCCATCGACCACCTGAACGAAGACCAGCTGAG GGAGAAGGCCAAGGAGCTGTGGCAGAGCATCTACGACCTGGAGGCAGAGAAGTTCGACCTGCAGGAGAAGTTCAAGCAGCAGAAATACGAG ATCAATGTTCTCCGAAACAGGATCAATGACAACCA
- the TNNT2 gene encoding troponin T, cardiac muscle isoform X4, translating to MSDVEETVDEYEEQEEHEEVVEEEAGGEAEAGEPCTTEDGEEEEGREAEDGPVEEFKPKPRPFMPNLVPPKIPDGERVDFDDIHRKRMEKDLNELQTLIEAHFENRKKEEEELVSLKDRIEKRRAERAEQQRIRTEREKERQTRLAEERARREEEESRRKAEDEARKKKALSNMMHFGGYIQKAQTERKSGKRQTEREKKKKILAERRKVLAIDHLNEDQLREKAKELWQSIYDLEAEKFDLQEKFKQQKYEINVLRNRINDNQKVSKTRGKAKVTGRWK from the exons ATGTCGGACGTGGAAGAGACAGTGGACGAGTATGA GGAGCAGGAAG AGCACGAGGAGGTGGtggaagaggaggctggaggcGAGGCTGAGGCTGGGGAGCCCTGCACCACAG aagatggagaagaagaGGAAGGTAGAGAGGCTGAAG ATGGCCCGGTCGAGGAGTTCAAGCCCAAGCCCAG gcccttcaTGCCCAACTTGGTGCCGCCCAAGATCCCTGATGGAGAGAGGGTGGACTTCGAT gacatACACCGGAAGCGCATGGAGAAGGACCTCAACGAGCTGCAGACGCTGATCGAGGCGCATTTCGAGAACcgcaagaaggaggaggaggagctggtctCCCTCAAAGACAGGATC GAGAAGCGGCGGGCAGAACGCGCGGAGCAGCAGCGCATCCGTACGGAGCGCGAGAAGGAGCGGCAGACGCGCCTGGCG GAGGAGCGAGCCCGccgagaggaggaggagagccgCAGGAAGGCGGAGGACGAGGCGCGCAAGAAGAAGGCTCTGTCCAACATGATGCACTTCGGAGGCTACATCCAGAAG GCCCAG ACAGAGCGTAAAAGTGGGAAGAGACAGACCGAGcgggagaagaagaagaagattctGGCCGAGCGGAGGAAGGTGCTGGCCATCGACCACCTGAACGAAGACCAGCTGAG GGAGAAGGCCAAGGAGCTGTGGCAGAGCATCTACGACCTGGAGGCAGAGAAGTTCGACCTGCAGGAGAAGTTCAAGCAGCAGAAATACGAG ATCAATGTTCTCCGAAACAGGATCAATGACAACCA
- the TNNT2 gene encoding troponin T, cardiac muscle isoform X2: MSDVEETVDEYEEQEEAAEEEHEEVVEEEAGGEAEAGEPCTTDGEEEEGREAEDGPVEEFKPKPRPFMPNLVPPKIPDGERVDFDDIHRKRMEKDLNELQTLIEAHFENRKKEEEELVSLKDRIEKRRAERAEQQRIRTEREKERQTRLAEERARREEEESRRKAEDEARKKKALSNMMHFGGYIQKAQTERKSGKRQTEREKKKKILAERRKVLAIDHLNEDQLREKAKELWQSIYDLEAEKFDLQEKFKQQKYEINVLRNRINDNQKVSKTRGKAKVTGRWK; encoded by the exons ATGTCGGACGTGGAAGAGACAGTGGACGAGTATGA GGAGCAGGAAG AAGCAGCCGAGGAAG AGCACGAGGAGGTGGtggaagaggaggctggaggcGAGGCTGAGGCTGGGGAGCCCTGCACCACAG atggagaagaagaGGAAGGTAGAGAGGCTGAAG ATGGCCCGGTCGAGGAGTTCAAGCCCAAGCCCAG gcccttcaTGCCCAACTTGGTGCCGCCCAAGATCCCTGATGGAGAGAGGGTGGACTTCGAT gacatACACCGGAAGCGCATGGAGAAGGACCTCAACGAGCTGCAGACGCTGATCGAGGCGCATTTCGAGAACcgcaagaaggaggaggaggagctggtctCCCTCAAAGACAGGATC GAGAAGCGGCGGGCAGAACGCGCGGAGCAGCAGCGCATCCGTACGGAGCGCGAGAAGGAGCGGCAGACGCGCCTGGCG GAGGAGCGAGCCCGccgagaggaggaggagagccgCAGGAAGGCGGAGGACGAGGCGCGCAAGAAGAAGGCTCTGTCCAACATGATGCACTTCGGAGGCTACATCCAGAAG GCCCAG ACAGAGCGTAAAAGTGGGAAGAGACAGACCGAGcgggagaagaagaagaagattctGGCCGAGCGGAGGAAGGTGCTGGCCATCGACCACCTGAACGAAGACCAGCTGAG GGAGAAGGCCAAGGAGCTGTGGCAGAGCATCTACGACCTGGAGGCAGAGAAGTTCGACCTGCAGGAGAAGTTCAAGCAGCAGAAATACGAG ATCAATGTTCTCCGAAACAGGATCAATGACAACCA
- the TNNT2 gene encoding troponin T, cardiac muscle isoform X1, with amino-acid sequence MSDVEETVDEYEEQEEAAEEEHEEVVEEEAGGEAEAGEPCTTEDGEEEEGREAEDGPVEEFKPKPRPFMPNLVPPKIPDGERVDFDDIHRKRMEKDLNELQTLIEAHFENRKKEEEELVSLKDRIEKRRAERAEQQRIRTEREKERQTRLAEERARREEEESRRKAEDEARKKKALSNMMHFGGYIQKAQTERKSGKRQTEREKKKKILAERRKVLAIDHLNEDQLREKAKELWQSIYDLEAEKFDLQEKFKQQKYEINVLRNRINDNQKVSKTRGKAKVTGRWK; translated from the exons ATGTCGGACGTGGAAGAGACAGTGGACGAGTATGA GGAGCAGGAAG AAGCAGCCGAGGAAG AGCACGAGGAGGTGGtggaagaggaggctggaggcGAGGCTGAGGCTGGGGAGCCCTGCACCACAG aagatggagaagaagaGGAAGGTAGAGAGGCTGAAG ATGGCCCGGTCGAGGAGTTCAAGCCCAAGCCCAG gcccttcaTGCCCAACTTGGTGCCGCCCAAGATCCCTGATGGAGAGAGGGTGGACTTCGAT gacatACACCGGAAGCGCATGGAGAAGGACCTCAACGAGCTGCAGACGCTGATCGAGGCGCATTTCGAGAACcgcaagaaggaggaggaggagctggtctCCCTCAAAGACAGGATC GAGAAGCGGCGGGCAGAACGCGCGGAGCAGCAGCGCATCCGTACGGAGCGCGAGAAGGAGCGGCAGACGCGCCTGGCG GAGGAGCGAGCCCGccgagaggaggaggagagccgCAGGAAGGCGGAGGACGAGGCGCGCAAGAAGAAGGCTCTGTCCAACATGATGCACTTCGGAGGCTACATCCAGAAG GCCCAG ACAGAGCGTAAAAGTGGGAAGAGACAGACCGAGcgggagaagaagaagaagattctGGCCGAGCGGAGGAAGGTGCTGGCCATCGACCACCTGAACGAAGACCAGCTGAG GGAGAAGGCCAAGGAGCTGTGGCAGAGCATCTACGACCTGGAGGCAGAGAAGTTCGACCTGCAGGAGAAGTTCAAGCAGCAGAAATACGAG ATCAATGTTCTCCGAAACAGGATCAATGACAACCA